Proteins found in one Zea mays cultivar B73 chromosome 1, Zm-B73-REFERENCE-NAM-5.0, whole genome shotgun sequence genomic segment:
- the LOC100283152 gene encoding DUF21 domain-containing protein At2g14520 has product MAVEYHCCSAAFFEHIVIIIVLVLFAGLMSGLTLGLMSLSLVDLEVLAKSGTEQDRKHAAKILPVVKNQHLLLCTLLICNAAAMEALPIFLDSLVTAWGAILISVTLILLFGEILPQSICSHYGLAIGASVAPLVRVLVWVCFPIAYPISKLLDYVLGHGQTALFRRAELKTLVTLHGNEAGKGGELTHDETTIIAGALELTEKKAKDAMTPLCQTFAIDINAKLDRNLMQEVLEKGHSRVPVYYEKKTNIIGLILVKNLLSVSADDEVPIKSVTIRKIPRVLEEMPLYDILNEFQKGHSHMAVVIRKNNPSYQPAEQAANDGGTFEVSIAIDDKNNEKVVKNLPPPLQRWKSYPNTQNTSNRGNRPKKWSKDQADVLQVHKEPLPTLSEDEEAVGIITMEDVIEELLQEEIYDETDVHEEQ; this is encoded by the exons ATGGCGGTGGAGTACCACTGCTGCTCGGCGGCCTTTTTCGAGCacatcgtcatcatcatcgtgCTCGTGCTCTTCGCGGGCCTCATGTCGGGCCTCACCCTGGGCCTCATGTCCCTTAGCCTCGTCGATCTCGAGGTCCTCGCCAAGTCCGGCACCGAGCAGGATCGCAAGCACGCAG CTAAGATTTTACCTGTTGTGAAGAACCAGCACCTTCTGCTATGCACTCTTCTAATCTGCAATGCGGCTGCAATGGAG GCTTTGCCCATATTCCTTGATAGCTTGGTGACAGCTTGGGGTGCTATTTTAATATCAGTGACACTGATTCTGCTTTTTGGTGAG ATCTTACCACAGTCCATCTGCTCACATTATGGGCTGGCTATTGGTGCCTCAGTTGCTCCATTAGTCCGTGTGCTTGTTTGGGTCTGCTTTCCTATTGCCTATCCTATAAGCAAG CTATTGGACTATGTGCTGGGTCATGGTCAGACAGCTCTCTTCCGTAGAGCTGAACTAAAAACACTTGTCACTCTGCACGGGAATGAG GCTGGCAAAGGTGGAGAATTAACCCATGATGAAACTACCATAATAGCAGGAGCTCTTGAACTGACTGAAAAGAAAGCTAAAGATGCTATGACACCCTTGTGTCAAACATTTGCAATTGATATAAATGCAAAACTTGACAG GAATCTAATGCAAGAGGTACTTGAGAAAGGGCATAGCAGAGTTCCTGTGTATTATGAAAAGAAAACGAATATTATTGGATTGATATTG GTGAAGAATTTATTATCAGTTAGTGCTGATGATGAGGTTCCTATAAAAAGTGTAACTATCCGCAAAATTCCTCG TGTTCTAGAAGAAATGCCCCTCTATGACATCCTAAACGAATTTCAGAAAGGTCACAGCCACATGGCTGTAGTCATAAGGAAAAACAATCCAAGTTACCAACCAGCTGAACAAGCTGCTAATGATGGTGGAACTTTTG AGGTGTCCATTGCTATTGATGATAAGAACAACGAAAAGGTCGTGAAAAACCTTCCGCCACCACTGCAAAGATGGAAGAGCTACCCTAACACTCAGAACACATCAAATAGAGGAAATAGGCCTAAAAAATGGTCCAAAGATCAAGCAGACGTTCTGCAGGTCCATAAAGAGCCCTTGCCCACACTGAGCGAAGATGAAGAGGCTGTTGGTATCATAACCATGGAGGATGTCATAGAGGAGCTCCTGCAG GAGGAGATATACGACGAGACAGACGTACATGAGGAACAATGA